A single genomic interval of Flectobacillus major DSM 103 harbors:
- a CDS encoding RHS repeat domain-containing protein has product MDNLTYTYTGNKLYKVEDAISGDNIVDFVNRNAVTNDYDYYSDGSLKKDLNKEISQIDYDPYLKLPKQISLTNNRWIKITYAGDGRVLKRTYSTGEYWEYDGSMVYKNGQPYQLSTPEGRATYVSNAWFYEYNIKDHLGNVRVSFKSNSGVLQQVESTNYDPFGIELNGTGTVNSIENRFKYQDKESLTLFGLSGINDFGARYYDKTVGRWWGVDALADVSRRHSPYQYNYNNPLRYIDPDGMASEEMVGADGLTNSQWAAAGGNFQEEQEAKKENQKTERQQRIYTYKIGSLLGSDGDLSRSPIDGVAGDEEDEDSALSTFLRSFNTGTRFENTSDGQTLLKHFLNGGGSQMNFHTNSDMARIISYNNTFKEFIANYGNVAINYFIVKGSMEGFKGNDYLTALKPSYMSSNLFSWTVMGGWQSLRVDILKVTKSSVVMDVIIGDIFGAGKGDANSNLPGLSEMYNLQHNYSKGSKYNPFPWTVKIHTSHSK; this is encoded by the coding sequence ATGGACAATCTGACCTATACCTACACTGGCAATAAGTTATACAAGGTAGAGGATGCCATCTCGGGTGATAATATTGTAGATTTTGTAAATCGAAATGCAGTTACCAACGATTATGATTATTATAGCGACGGCTCGTTAAAAAAAGACCTTAATAAAGAGATAAGCCAAATAGACTATGACCCGTATTTAAAACTTCCTAAGCAAATCAGCTTAACGAATAATCGATGGATAAAAATAACTTATGCTGGTGATGGAAGAGTCTTAAAGCGAACCTACTCGACAGGCGAATATTGGGAATACGACGGGTCGATGGTTTACAAAAATGGGCAACCGTATCAGTTATCTACGCCCGAAGGGAGAGCTACCTATGTGAGTAATGCTTGGTTTTACGAATACAATATCAAAGACCACTTAGGTAATGTACGAGTATCATTCAAGAGTAATTCAGGCGTATTACAACAGGTAGAAAGCACCAATTATGACCCATTTGGGATAGAGTTGAATGGCACAGGAACGGTAAACAGTATTGAGAACCGCTTTAAGTATCAGGATAAAGAAAGCCTAACGCTCTTTGGATTAAGTGGCATCAATGATTTTGGAGCTAGGTATTATGATAAGACTGTTGGTAGATGGTGGGGAGTTGATGCATTGGCGGATGTATCAAGAAGGCATTCGCCATACCAATATAATTACAATAATCCTTTAAGATATATAGACCCTGATGGGATGGCAAGTGAAGAGATGGTTGGGGCTGATGGATTGACTAATAGCCAATGGGCGGCGGCAGGTGGCAATTTTCAAGAAGAACAGGAAGCCAAAAAGGAAAACCAGAAAACGGAGAGACAACAAAGAATTTATACTTATAAAATTGGTTCGCTTTTAGGTAGTGATGGAGATTTAAGTCGTAGCCCTATAGATGGTGTTGCAGGAGATGAGGAAGATGAAGATTCTGCCTTATCAACTTTTCTAAGAAGTTTTAACACTGGAACACGTTTTGAAAATACATCTGATGGACAAACACTACTAAAACATTTTTTGAATGGAGGTGGTTCTCAAATGAATTTCCATACAAATTCCGACATGGCAAGAATTATCTCATATAACAATACATTTAAAGAATTTATTGCTAATTATGGAAATGTAGCAATAAATTATTTTATAGTTAAGGGTTCAATGGAAGGGTTTAAAGGTAATGATTATCTAACTGCACTTAAACCTAGTTATATGAGTAGTAATTTGTTTTCGTGGACAGTCATGGGAGGTTGGCAATCTCTAAGAGTTGATATTTTAAAAGTAACAAAGAGTAGTGTGGTAATGGATGTTATTATCGGAGATATATTTGGAGCAGGTAAAGGTGATGCTAATAGTAATTTGCCTGGGTTATCTGAAATGTACAACTTACAACATAATTACTCCAAAGGAAGTAAATATAATCCTTTTCCTTGGACAGTTAAAATTCATACAAGTCATTCTAAATAA
- a CDS encoding RHS repeat domain-containing protein, translating to MCIIVWAYEYNIKDHLGNVRVSFKSNSGVLQQVESTNYDPFGIELNGTGTANSVENRFKYQDKESLTLFGLSGINDFGARYYDKTVGRWWGVDALADMMPDWSPYNYVFNNPVQFIDPFGLSPTTGADGLTNDQWMQASNPANHGSEAFGGSGLTTQYRQDNWYNEIHEKRNKFPEGEWDWNAPGATDEEVFRIYGINNMVHIYYNNGLKARFKKNQLDPSTIGHNIFGLTYPGGNNPMTYGTKYDYSYVPESASEYPAIGHDRRYDRLGTTGGIGLATDTRAIGADYRFVYEEAVVYNASILRGKYKDAGYSLLLGTGLGLFALPKTLFKLMSHGVGPGSINKAMSEIIIWYNYSSIDVTNKPSK from the coding sequence TTGTGTATAATTGTTTGGGCTTACGAATACAATATCAAAGACCATCTAGGTAATGTACGAGTATCATTCAAGAGTAATTCAGGTGTATTACAACAGGTAGAAAGCACCAATTATGACCCATTTGGTATAGAACTCAATGGTACAGGAACGGCAAATAGTGTTGAGAACCGCTTTAAGTATCAAGATAAAGAAAGCCTAACGCTCTTTGGATTAAGTGGCATCAATGATTTTGGAGCGAGGTATTATGATAAGACTGTTGGTAGATGGTGGGGAGTTGATGCATTGGCGGATATGATGCCAGATTGGTCTCCTTATAATTATGTGTTTAACAATCCTGTTCAATTTATAGACCCATTTGGATTAAGTCCAACAACAGGAGCAGATGGACTAACCAATGACCAATGGATGCAAGCTTCCAATCCTGCCAACCATGGTAGTGAAGCGTTTGGAGGAAGTGGGCTAACCACTCAATACAGACAAGATAATTGGTATAATGAAATCCATGAAAAAAGAAATAAGTTTCCCGAAGGTGAATGGGACTGGAATGCTCCAGGAGCTACTGATGAAGAGGTATTTAGGATTTATGGTATCAATAATATGGTACATATTTATTACAATAATGGCTTAAAAGCTAGATTTAAGAAAAATCAATTAGACCCATCTACCATTGGACATAATATTTTTGGTTTGACATATCCTGGCGGTAATAACCCTATGACCTATGGTACGAAATACGACTATTCCTATGTTCCAGAAAGTGCATCAGAGTATCCAGCGATTGGACACGATAGAAGATATGATAGATTAGGTACAACCGGGGGAATAGGATTAGCTACAGATACAAGAGCGATTGGTGCAGATTATAGATTTGTGTATGAAGAGGCTGTTGTTTATAACGCTAGTATTCTAAGGGGTAAATATAAGGATGCAGGCTATTCACTGTTGTTAGGTACAGGCTTAGGGTTATTTGCACTTCCCAAAACACTATTTAAATTGATGAGTCACGGGGTAGGTCCAGGCTCAATAAATAAAGCAATGTCTGAAATTATAATTTGGTATAATTATAGTAGTATAGACGTAACTAATAAACCATCTAAATAA